The Halorientalis sp. IM1011 genome window below encodes:
- the coaBC gene encoding bifunctional phosphopantothenoylcysteine decarboxylase/phosphopantothenate--cysteine ligase CoaBC, with product MLSGVNVALGVTGSIAAVKTVELAHELRRQGASVRAVMTDSATGIIHPWAVDFATDEPVVTEITGQVEHVELCGREGWADVLLIAPATANTVGKLAAAIDDTPVTTTATTALGADVPVVVAPAMHEPMYDHPGVLETIAQVESWGVEFVDPRIEEGKAKIATEEAIVTGVARATTPDPLAGNHVIVTSGATTESVDPVRTLSNRASGRTGRAVARACHVRGADVTLVHDGGDVHYADVERVESAAEMLEAVQAHADDADALVSAAAISDYTVGAADEKIKSGKDRLTLELTPTPKLIDSVREAHPDLAIVGFKVETEGDEATLIERARETMDRAGLAFVVGNRADVMGEAETRALVIREDGSDEYAGSKAGLGARVAEELAVEL from the coding sequence ATGCTATCCGGAGTGAACGTTGCGCTCGGGGTCACCGGGTCCATCGCGGCGGTCAAGACCGTGGAGTTGGCCCACGAGTTACGCCGACAGGGGGCGTCGGTCAGAGCAGTGATGACCGACAGCGCCACGGGAATAATCCACCCGTGGGCCGTCGACTTCGCGACCGACGAACCCGTCGTCACGGAGATTACCGGACAGGTCGAACACGTCGAGCTGTGTGGCCGCGAGGGCTGGGCCGACGTCCTGCTGATCGCGCCGGCGACGGCCAACACCGTCGGCAAACTGGCGGCAGCCATCGACGACACGCCGGTGACGACGACGGCGACGACGGCGCTGGGCGCTGACGTCCCCGTCGTCGTCGCGCCCGCGATGCACGAACCGATGTACGACCACCCCGGCGTCCTCGAAACCATCGCTCAGGTCGAGTCCTGGGGCGTCGAGTTCGTCGACCCGCGGATCGAGGAAGGGAAAGCCAAGATCGCCACGGAGGAAGCCATCGTCACCGGCGTCGCCCGTGCGACGACGCCCGATCCGCTCGCAGGGAACCACGTGATCGTCACGAGCGGCGCGACGACGGAGTCCGTCGACCCCGTGCGGACGCTCTCGAACCGCGCGTCGGGCCGGACCGGACGGGCAGTCGCACGGGCCTGCCACGTCCGCGGGGCCGACGTGACGCTCGTGCACGACGGCGGTGACGTTCACTACGCCGACGTGGAGCGAGTCGAGAGCGCCGCGGAGATGCTCGAAGCGGTGCAGGCTCACGCCGACGATGCAGACGCGCTGGTCTCGGCGGCCGCCATCTCCGACTACACCGTCGGGGCGGCCGACGAGAAGATCAAGTCCGGCAAGGACCGGCTCACCCTCGAACTGACCCCGACGCCGAAACTGATCGACAGCGTGCGGGAGGCCCACCCCGATCTGGCCATCGTCGGATTCAAAGTCGAGACGGAGGGCGACGAGGCGACGCTGATCGAGCGCGCACGCGAGACGATGGATCGGGCTGGACTGGCCTTCGTCGTCGGCAACCGCGCCGACGTGATGGGCGAGGCGGAGACGCGAGCGCTGGTGATCCGAGAGGACGGAAGCGACGAGTACGCGGGCAGCAAAGCCGGCCTCGGGGCGCGCGTGGCCGAGGAACTCGCGGTGGAACTGTAA
- a CDS encoding SCP2 sterol-binding domain-containing protein yields MADGLIFPSSEWFDNYQEKVNNSEEYAEKSAGWGVDFNGDFIFKMTDMPLDEIDVDAMPEHLQDELDQYVSEGASGHTGQTFVGLEDGECTDAYLIESEDEVDNGFKLTGTYENWVELTKGNIGAVDGMMSGKFELDGDMQKILQYSDAATLLTECATEVDTVFAHEEY; encoded by the coding sequence ATGGCAGATGGACTCATATTCCCGAGTTCGGAATGGTTCGATAACTACCAAGAAAAGGTGAACAACAGCGAGGAGTACGCCGAGAAGTCGGCCGGCTGGGGTGTCGACTTCAACGGCGACTTCATTTTCAAGATGACTGACATGCCGCTCGACGAGATCGACGTCGACGCCATGCCCGAGCACCTTCAGGACGAGCTCGACCAGTACGTCTCCGAGGGCGCGTCGGGCCACACCGGCCAGACGTTCGTCGGTCTCGAAGACGGCGAGTGTACCGACGCCTACCTGATCGAGTCCGAGGACGAGGTCGACAACGGCTTCAAGCTCACCGGGACCTACGAGAACTGGGTCGAGCTGACGAAGGGCAACATCGGTGCCGTCGACGGCATGATGTCCGGGAAGTTCGAGCTAGACGGTGACATGCAGAAGATCCTCCAGTACTCCGACGCCGCGACGCTGCTGACCGAGTGTGCGACAGAGGTCGACACTGTGTTCGCACACGAAGAGTACTGA
- a CDS encoding halocyanin domain-containing protein, whose protein sequence is MSDRSEDVSRRGFLMATAGGAAAAGVTGTAAAQETTQAGGTGTANGTATNGTETNGTGTPEGTGTEGGGGGGGGGGTPDLGGYLDDANTYGGSVTDATGQSTVTVEVGAGDGFAFSPAGVHVDNGATVQWEWTGEGGGHNVVSDEGPLDSGSAVSGTGVKYEHTFEEDGIYKYYCVPHEGQGMLGAVVVGSDYPTVEPETGGGGGGPALPGEAKTIGVATALVMSASLGLSYVFMKYGGDYEIDE, encoded by the coding sequence ATGAGCGACCGTTCGGAGGACGTGTCACGACGGGGTTTCCTCATGGCGACGGCGGGCGGCGCGGCGGCCGCCGGCGTCACGGGCACAGCTGCTGCCCAGGAGACCACGCAGGCAGGCGGCACCGGAACGGCAAACGGGACAGCGACTAACGGGACCGAGACCAACGGGACCGGGACCCCGGAGGGGACCGGGACCGAGGGTGGTGGCGGCGGTGGCGGCGGTGGCGGCACCCCCGACCTCGGCGGGTATCTGGACGACGCAAACACCTACGGCGGGAGTGTCACCGACGCGACCGGGCAGAGTACCGTGACCGTCGAGGTCGGTGCCGGTGACGGGTTCGCGTTCAGCCCCGCAGGTGTTCACGTCGACAACGGCGCGACCGTCCAGTGGGAGTGGACCGGCGAAGGCGGCGGACACAACGTCGTCTCCGACGAGGGGCCGCTCGACTCCGGCTCCGCTGTGAGTGGTACGGGCGTCAAGTATGAACACACGTTCGAGGAAGACGGCATTTACAAGTACTACTGTGTCCCCCACGAGGGGCAGGGGATGCTCGGCGCGGTCGTCGTCGGGAGCGACTACCCGACGGTCGAGCCGGAGACAGGCGGCGGCGGTGGCGGTCCCGCACTGCCCGGCGAGGCCAAGACCATCGGCGTCGCGACGGCGCTGGTGATGAGCGCGTCCCTCGGCCTCTCCTACGTCTTCATGAAGTACGGCGGCGACTACGAGATCGACGAGTAG
- a CDS encoding cytochrome c oxidase subunit I, whose protein sequence is MAAEQLALTVLMGVFLVAVIALLTRIEDWRSYTPLAGGGAIGEEASYGHDEKPGGIVRWLTSVDHKDIGLLYGTYGVLAFAVGGIMAFLIRMQLITPAGAAIENGFYNAILTSHGITMLFLFGTPIIAAFSNYFIPLLIGADDMAFPRINAIAFWLLPPGALLVWGGFLIPGVGTAQTSWTMYPPLSVEQAQVGADLMMLGLHLTGVSATMGAINFIATIFTERSEDVNWANLDIFSWTILTQSALILFAFPLLGSAIIMLLLDRNFATTFFAVDGGGTMLWQHLFWFFGHPEVYILVLPPMGLVSYILPRFAGRKLFGFKFVVYSTLAIGVLSFGVWAHHMFTTGMDPRLRASFMAVSLAIAIPSAVKTFNWITTMWNGKLRLAAPMLFCIGFISNFILGGVTGVFLASIPVDKVLHDTYYVVGHFHYIVMGAIGFAVFAGVYYWFPIFTGRMYQRTLAKWHFWLSMIGTNITFFAMLALGYLGMPRRYATYEFDSAIAPLATTTTFHQLASVGAFILLVGQIIFVWNLVQSWLEGPKVGPDPWNLKEEVPELFGREFTWHENRLETRIATDGGPANEASGASSEGTSDGGEGDEDVATDGGEPVDDADDATAERTDD, encoded by the coding sequence ATGGCTGCAGAACAGCTCGCACTAACGGTGCTGATGGGCGTGTTCCTCGTCGCCGTAATCGCGCTTCTGACGCGCATCGAGGACTGGCGCTCGTATACGCCACTCGCCGGCGGCGGCGCGATCGGCGAGGAGGCTAGCTACGGGCACGACGAAAAGCCCGGCGGAATCGTGCGGTGGCTCACCTCCGTCGACCACAAGGACATCGGACTGCTGTACGGTACCTACGGGGTGCTCGCGTTCGCGGTCGGTGGCATCATGGCCTTCCTCATCCGGATGCAGCTCATCACTCCGGCCGGGGCCGCCATCGAGAACGGGTTCTACAACGCCATCCTGACCAGTCACGGGATCACGATGCTGTTCCTGTTCGGGACGCCGATCATCGCGGCGTTCTCGAACTACTTCATCCCGCTTCTGATCGGGGCCGACGACATGGCGTTCCCGCGGATCAACGCCATCGCGTTCTGGCTGCTCCCACCCGGTGCGTTGCTCGTCTGGGGCGGGTTCCTCATCCCCGGTGTCGGGACCGCACAGACCTCCTGGACGATGTACCCGCCGCTGTCGGTCGAACAGGCCCAGGTCGGTGCCGACCTGATGATGCTCGGCCTGCACCTGACGGGTGTCTCGGCGACGATGGGTGCGATCAACTTCATCGCGACCATCTTCACCGAACGCAGTGAGGACGTCAACTGGGCGAACCTCGACATCTTCTCGTGGACCATCCTCACCCAGTCGGCGCTGATCCTGTTCGCCTTCCCGCTGCTTGGCAGTGCGATCATCATGCTGCTTCTGGACCGGAACTTCGCCACGACCTTCTTCGCCGTCGATGGCGGTGGGACGATGCTGTGGCAACACCTGTTCTGGTTCTTCGGCCACCCCGAAGTGTACATCCTCGTGCTCCCGCCGATGGGACTCGTGAGTTACATCCTCCCCCGCTTCGCGGGCCGGAAGCTGTTCGGGTTCAAGTTCGTCGTCTACTCCACGCTGGCCATCGGAGTCCTCTCCTTCGGCGTGTGGGCTCACCACATGTTCACGACCGGGATGGACCCGCGGCTGCGGGCCAGCTTCATGGCCGTCTCGCTCGCGATCGCGATACCGAGCGCGGTGAAGACCTTCAACTGGATCACGACGATGTGGAACGGGAAGCTCCGCCTGGCGGCCCCGATGCTGTTCTGTATCGGGTTCATCTCGAACTTCATCCTGGGCGGCGTCACCGGCGTGTTCCTCGCGTCGATTCCCGTCGACAAGGTCCTGCACGACACCTACTACGTGGTGGGCCACTTCCACTACATCGTGATGGGTGCCATCGGCTTCGCCGTCTTCGCGGGCGTCTACTACTGGTTCCCGATCTTCACGGGTCGGATGTACCAGCGGACGCTGGCGAAGTGGCATTTCTGGCTGTCGATGATCGGCACCAACATCACCTTCTTCGCCATGCTGGCGCTTGGTTATCTGGGCATGCCCCGGCGGTACGCGACCTACGAGTTCGACTCGGCCATCGCGCCGCTGGCGACGACCACGACCTTCCACCAGCTGGCCTCCGTGGGCGCGTTCATCCTGCTGGTCGGCCAGATCATCTTCGTCTGGAACCTCGTCCAGTCCTGGCTCGAAGGCCCGAAGGTCGGCCCGGACCCCTGGAACCTCAAGGAGGAAGTTCCGGAACTGTTCGGCCGCGAGTTCACCTGGCACGAGAACCGCCTCGAAACCAGGATCGCGACCGACGGTGGTCCCGCGAACGAAGCGAGTGGGGCCTCGTCGGAGGGCACCTCCGACGGTGGCGAGGGTGACGAAGACGTTGCCACGGACGGTGGCGAACCAGTCGACGACGCCGACGACGCGACCGCCGAACGGACCGACGACTGA
- a CDS encoding type II toxin-antitoxin system RatA family toxin: protein MDRVEVSTVVYLPPAEIYEFLEDFPGYADYSKYLEEVRSDGDGGPGTRYFLTFAWWKLSYTAHSKVTDVDPPTRIDWEITKDIDAGGRWAVEPIPEERPDSQEHACRVRLIVEFHPDSADSGAIDLPRFVSMGWVIEKAKPKIQAEAERVVERIVADLEGRQREVDLEIETVDTSV, encoded by the coding sequence GTGGACAGAGTCGAGGTCAGCACCGTCGTCTACCTGCCGCCCGCGGAGATCTACGAGTTCCTCGAGGACTTCCCCGGCTACGCCGACTACTCGAAGTACCTCGAAGAGGTCCGCAGCGACGGCGACGGCGGTCCCGGGACACGGTACTTCCTCACCTTCGCCTGGTGGAAACTCAGCTACACCGCCCACTCGAAAGTGACCGACGTCGATCCGCCCACCCGGATCGACTGGGAGATTACGAAAGACATCGATGCAGGGGGCCGCTGGGCCGTCGAACCGATCCCGGAGGAGCGACCGGACAGTCAGGAACACGCCTGTCGCGTGCGCCTGATCGTCGAGTTCCACCCGGATTCGGCGGATTCGGGGGCCATCGACCTCCCGCGATTCGTCTCGATGGGCTGGGTGATCGAGAAGGCAAAGCCGAAGATTCAGGCCGAGGCCGAACGCGTCGTCGAACGGATCGTCGCCGACCTCGAGGGCCGCCAGCGCGAAGTCGACCTCGAAATAGAAACGGTCGATACCTCGGTGTAG
- a CDS encoding YbhB/YbcL family Raf kinase inhibitor-like protein, translating into MSDLRLESPAFEDGARIPEKYGYTEADVNPPLRIENVPDTAESLVLIVDDPDAMEPAGKIWDHWLVWDIDPDVGEIPEDWDAEDATEGQNDYGEHGYGGPNPPDREHTYRFRVYALDTTLDLSPSADTNDLEDEMMGQVLANARLEGTYAP; encoded by the coding sequence GTGAGTGATCTACGACTGGAGAGTCCGGCCTTCGAGGACGGGGCGCGGATTCCCGAGAAATACGGCTACACCGAGGCGGACGTGAACCCGCCCTTGCGTATCGAGAACGTGCCGGACACGGCTGAATCGCTGGTGTTGATCGTCGACGATCCGGACGCGATGGAACCGGCGGGGAAGATCTGGGACCACTGGCTCGTGTGGGACATCGACCCCGACGTCGGAGAGATACCCGAAGACTGGGACGCCGAGGACGCCACGGAGGGGCAAAACGACTACGGCGAACACGGCTACGGCGGGCCGAACCCGCCGGACCGGGAACACACCTACCGGTTCCGGGTGTACGCGCTCGATACGACGCTCGACCTCTCGCCGTCGGCCGACACGAACGACCTGGAAGACGAGATGATGGGGCAGGTGCTGGCGAACGCACGGCTCGAGGGGACGTACGCGCCCTGA
- a CDS encoding NAD(P)/FAD-dependent oxidoreductase, with protein sequence MTETTDVCIVGGGVAGLSAGTFTARHGLETIVVNDGESLLRRNGHLENVPGFPAGVNSRRFLDMLEDQAENAGCTFHEGEVTSVTVDDEGFAVETAAGDQFWADYVIAATKNTVEYLREIEGVGFVDRGKTYVDTDERGRTGVDGLYAAGRLAEKPHQTAICAGHGAEVAVTLLEEDDRPFYHDWVAPEGYFSGRGRDVPPGCEEIDETEREVRERESMDAMTEAFAERHPDEPTQHPSVAEDSD encoded by the coding sequence ATGACCGAAACCACGGACGTCTGTATCGTCGGTGGCGGCGTGGCCGGCCTCAGCGCCGGCACCTTCACCGCCCGACACGGACTGGAGACCATCGTCGTGAACGACGGGGAGTCGCTGCTCCGTCGCAACGGCCACCTGGAGAACGTCCCCGGCTTCCCCGCCGGCGTGAACTCGCGACGCTTTCTCGACATGCTCGAAGACCAGGCCGAGAACGCCGGCTGTACCTTCCACGAGGGGGAGGTGACGAGCGTCACCGTCGACGACGAGGGCTTCGCCGTCGAGACCGCCGCCGGCGACCAGTTCTGGGCCGATTACGTGATCGCGGCAACGAAGAACACGGTCGAGTACCTCCGGGAGATAGAGGGCGTCGGGTTCGTCGACCGCGGGAAGACGTACGTCGACACGGACGAACGCGGACGCACCGGCGTCGACGGCCTCTACGCCGCGGGGCGGCTGGCGGAGAAGCCACACCAGACTGCGATCTGTGCCGGCCACGGGGCCGAGGTCGCCGTCACCCTGCTGGAGGAGGACGACCGGCCGTTCTACCACGACTGGGTCGCGCCCGAGGGCTACTTCTCGGGCCGGGGGCGGGACGTGCCGCCGGGCTGTGAGGAGATCGACGAGACCGAGCGCGAGGTCCGGGAACGCGAGTCCATGGACGCCATGACCGAGGCGTTCGCCGAGCGCCACCCAGACGAGCCGACCCAGCACCCGAGCGTCGCGGAAGACAGTGACTGA
- the trpB gene encoding tryptophan synthase subunit beta — protein MSEHDEADEEFGGFGGRHVPEPMQEPLAQLAAAFEDIVETEEFREEFRAILESYAGRPTPLYHAERLSEEYGAEIYLKREDLLHGGAHKINNAVGQALLAKKAGKERLIAETGAGQHGTATAMVGALFDLDTEIYMGEKDVERQRMNVFRMRLMGAQVNPVTQGGAGLADAVDVALEDFVENIDDTHYLVGSVVGPDPFPRMVREFQSVIGEEAREQAIEQIGGLPDACVACVGGGSNAMGLFHAFRDDDVAFYGGEGGGEGAGSGRHAAPLDDGKEDVLHGMRTRVIDDDVEVHSVSAGLDYPGVGPEHALFREIGRAEYRAITDEEALEAFRTLSMTEGIIPALETAHGLAMARQVAEETDHETIVVNLSGRGDKDMETAAEQFDLGE, from the coding sequence ATGAGCGAACACGACGAGGCAGACGAGGAGTTCGGTGGCTTCGGGGGCCGGCACGTCCCCGAACCGATGCAGGAACCGCTCGCACAGCTCGCGGCGGCGTTCGAGGACATCGTCGAGACAGAGGAGTTCCGCGAGGAGTTCCGCGCGATCCTGGAATCCTACGCCGGGCGACCGACGCCGCTGTACCACGCCGAGCGACTCTCCGAGGAGTACGGCGCCGAGATCTACCTGAAACGCGAGGACCTGCTCCACGGCGGGGCCCACAAGATCAACAACGCCGTCGGGCAGGCGCTCTTGGCGAAGAAGGCCGGCAAGGAGCGGCTGATCGCCGAGACCGGGGCCGGCCAGCACGGCACCGCGACCGCGATGGTCGGCGCCCTGTTCGATCTGGACACGGAGATCTACATGGGGGAGAAAGACGTGGAGCGCCAGCGGATGAACGTCTTCCGGATGCGGTTGATGGGCGCACAGGTCAACCCCGTCACGCAGGGCGGCGCGGGGCTGGCCGACGCCGTCGACGTAGCGCTGGAGGACTTCGTCGAGAACATCGACGACACCCACTACCTCGTCGGATCGGTCGTCGGCCCCGACCCGTTCCCGCGGATGGTCAGGGAGTTCCAGTCGGTCATCGGTGAGGAGGCCCGCGAGCAGGCCATCGAGCAGATCGGCGGCCTGCCAGACGCGTGCGTGGCCTGCGTCGGCGGCGGCTCCAACGCCATGGGGCTGTTCCACGCGTTCCGGGACGACGACGTGGCCTTCTACGGCGGCGAGGGCGGCGGCGAGGGTGCGGGCTCGGGCCGTCACGCTGCGCCGCTCGACGACGGCAAAGAGGACGTGCTCCACGGGATGCGTACGAGGGTAATCGACGACGACGTGGAGGTCCACTCCGTCTCCGCGGGGCTCGATTATCCGGGCGTCGGCCCCGAACACGCCCTGTTCCGCGAGATCGGGCGCGCCGAGTACCGCGCCATCACCGACGAGGAGGCCCTGGAGGCGTTCCGGACCCTCTCGATGACCGAGGGGATCATTCCGGCGCTGGAGACGGCCCACGGGCTGGCGATGGCCAGGCAGGTCGCCGAGGAGACCGACCACGAGACCATCGTCGTCAACCTCTCGGGCCGGGGCGACAAGGACATGGAGACCGCCGCCGAGCAGTTCGATCTGGGCGAGTAA
- a CDS encoding DUF6684 family protein, producing MLPSTFDRETILDLTVNMIPLGILMFFIVAFGLFNPFGWNNVISSLQFGILIAAFVLLTILTYYAGKAVSEAEAEMEGDEDHTA from the coding sequence ATGCTCCCGAGCACGTTCGACCGTGAAACCATCCTCGACCTCACGGTCAACATGATCCCGCTTGGCATCCTGATGTTTTTCATCGTGGCCTTCGGGCTGTTCAACCCCTTCGGCTGGAACAACGTCATCTCGTCGCTCCAGTTCGGCATCCTGATCGCCGCGTTCGTCCTGCTGACCATCCTGACCTACTACGCCGGCAAAGCCGTCTCCGAGGCCGAGGCCGAGATGGAAGGCGACGAGGACCACACCGCCTGA
- a CDS encoding SDR family NAD(P)-dependent oxidoreductase produces MLEDITAFVTGASQGIGREIAITLADHGANVALAARGDGIHDTAAAIDDPDRTLAVETDVTDEDSVENAIAETVDTFGGLDCLVNNAGIAGPVQPYDRIEEADFEYVLDVNLIGAWRCVKHAGEHLRKSEQGSVVNLGSIGGKRPYANRTPYSASKMGLVGLSRTLAAELGRDDVTVNVIQPGPVEGDRIDDAIGAQAKLADVENAEPASLGPDDFTLPEYFISPEDVAEQVAYLAGPHARKITGQEIAIDAGGTCF; encoded by the coding sequence ATGCTCGAGGATATCACTGCCTTCGTCACCGGTGCGAGTCAGGGAATCGGCCGCGAGATCGCGATCACGCTCGCCGACCACGGCGCGAACGTCGCGCTCGCGGCGCGGGGCGACGGCATCCACGACACCGCCGCCGCCATCGACGACCCGGACCGGACGCTCGCCGTCGAGACGGACGTGACCGACGAGGACTCGGTCGAGAACGCCATCGCGGAGACGGTCGACACCTTCGGCGGTCTCGACTGTCTGGTCAACAACGCGGGCATCGCCGGCCCGGTCCAGCCCTACGACCGGATCGAGGAGGCCGACTTCGAGTACGTGCTGGACGTGAACCTGATCGGCGCGTGGCGCTGCGTGAAACACGCCGGCGAACACCTCCGGAAGAGCGAGCAGGGCAGCGTCGTCAACCTCGGCTCCATCGGCGGGAAGCGACCCTACGCCAACCGGACGCCCTACAGCGCCTCGAAGATGGGACTCGTGGGCCTGAGCCGGACGCTGGCCGCCGAACTCGGGCGGGACGACGTGACGGTCAACGTGATCCAGCCCGGGCCGGTCGAGGGCGACCGGATCGACGACGCGATCGGCGCGCAGGCGAAACTTGCGGACGTGGAGAACGCCGAACCGGCGAGTCTGGGACCCGACGATTTTACCCTGCCGGAGTACTTTATCAGCCCGGAAGACGTGGCCGAGCAGGTGGCCTACCTCGCCGGCCCGCACGCCCGGAAGATTACGGGCCAGGAGATCGCGATCGACGCCGGGGGGACCTGCTTCTGA
- a CDS encoding Na(+)/H(+) antiporter subunit D translates to MVDPLVPPFVPVLLAALLLPVVGKYLGRGPAHAVGILATAVVVPYVWLVPEGAFVAGVDLFGFETVLFNVDVFSRLMGLIFGFIGAVAVAYSWATDADAVQTAFALSYVGTSLGAVFGGDWLTLIFFWELMAVTSTLLVWHYGGKAVRAAFRYALLHGIGGTLLLGAVVWHFAEVGSFLFSAAPGGMVGPVAQTLAAIGMGVNVGFVGLHAWLPDTYPRPHVAASVFLCVFTTKTGVYGLFRAFPEGELAIAYVGGAMALFGACMALLQNDMRRLLSYHIQSQVGYMVAGVGLAGSLATAGAFGHVFNHILYKSLLFMTVGVVVYRTGEESLKKLGGLGRQMPITAIVFFVAALSIAGFPGFNGFVSKGMVIVAAHYKHYDVLWYLLLAGGVGTFLSFIKLGYYAFLHGEYEGTVKDASLGQAVPMVAVAALCVLFGLYPPALYEILPGVTEVHGLDAVLGGTEFHPFSPSHLLEGVALAAAGVIGFVILKTPLSRVAKVPDVDSLYNPGGLYGTRALVVGVTELYAAVDRVVVGLTRATIRLVRDPRTVLDDATVDRLTRQDTIGFGVLLVVVALLVTVVAL, encoded by the coding sequence ATGGTCGACCCCCTCGTCCCGCCGTTCGTCCCCGTCCTGCTGGCGGCGCTGCTGTTGCCGGTGGTCGGCAAGTATCTCGGCCGCGGGCCGGCCCACGCCGTCGGGATCCTCGCCACGGCGGTCGTCGTCCCCTACGTCTGGCTGGTGCCCGAAGGGGCGTTCGTCGCGGGCGTCGACCTGTTCGGCTTCGAGACGGTCCTGTTCAACGTCGACGTGTTCTCGCGGCTGATGGGCCTGATCTTCGGGTTCATCGGCGCGGTCGCGGTGGCCTACTCCTGGGCCACCGACGCCGACGCCGTCCAGACCGCCTTCGCGCTGTCCTACGTCGGGACGAGTTTGGGGGCGGTGTTCGGCGGCGACTGGCTCACCCTGATCTTCTTCTGGGAGCTGATGGCCGTCACCTCGACCCTGCTCGTCTGGCACTACGGCGGGAAGGCCGTCCGCGCGGCCTTCCGCTACGCCCTGCTGCACGGGATCGGCGGCACCCTGTTGCTGGGCGCGGTGGTCTGGCACTTCGCCGAGGTCGGCTCCTTCCTGTTCAGCGCCGCGCCCGGCGGTATGGTCGGCCCGGTCGCACAGACCCTCGCGGCGATCGGCATGGGCGTCAACGTCGGCTTCGTCGGCCTGCACGCCTGGCTGCCCGACACCTACCCGCGGCCCCACGTCGCCGCCAGCGTCTTCCTCTGTGTCTTCACCACCAAGACCGGCGTCTACGGCCTGTTCCGGGCGTTCCCCGAGGGCGAACTCGCCATCGCCTACGTCGGCGGTGCGATGGCCCTCTTCGGGGCCTGCATGGCCCTGCTGCAAAACGACATGCGCCGCCTGCTCTCCTATCACATCCAGTCCCAGGTCGGCTACATGGTCGCCGGCGTGGGTCTCGCCGGCTCTCTCGCGACCGCCGGTGCCTTCGGCCACGTCTTCAACCACATCCTCTACAAGAGTCTGCTGTTCATGACCGTCGGCGTCGTCGTCTACCGCACGGGCGAGGAGAGCCTGAAGAAACTCGGTGGCCTCGGCCGGCAGATGCCGATCACCGCGATCGTCTTCTTCGTCGCGGCCCTGTCGATCGCCGGCTTCCCCGGGTTCAACGGCTTCGTCTCGAAGGGCATGGTGATCGTCGCTGCCCACTACAAACACTACGACGTCCTGTGGTACCTCCTGCTCGCCGGCGGCGTGGGTACCTTCCTCTCCTTCATCAAACTGGGCTACTACGCCTTCCTCCACGGCGAGTACGAGGGTACCGTGAAAGACGCCAGCCTCGGTCAGGCCGTCCCGATGGTCGCAGTCGCGGCGCTGTGTGTCCTGTTCGGCCTCTACCCCCCCGCGCTGTACGAGATCCTTCCCGGTGTCACCGAGGTCCACGGACTCGACGCGGTCCTCGGCGGGACCGAGTTCCACCCCTTCAGTCCCTCCCATCTCCTCGAAGGCGTGGCGCTTGCGGCCGCCGGCGTGATCGGCTTCGTGATCCTGAAGACGCCCCTCTCCCGGGTCGCGAAGGTGCCCGACGTGGACAGCCTCTACAATCCCGGGGGCCTGTACGGGACCCGCGCGCTCGTCGTCGGCGTCACGGAACTCTACGCCGCGGTCGACCGCGTTGTCGTCGGGCTGACCCGGGCGACGATCCGACTCGTCAGGGATCCCCGGACAGTCCTCGACGACGCGACGGTCGATCGGCTCACCCGGCAGGACACCATCGGTTTCGGCGTCCTGCTCGTGGTGGTCGCACTGCTGGTCACTGTCGTCGCACTCTGA
- a CDS encoding molybdopterin-dependent oxidoreductase gives MTPERESTAAYVEIEGDRQLLLPTALEACEGFEPVEIAPEMACADSGPIEGPWTGLELGDLLATAESPPDATHVLVTCRDGYRVCLDVTDALTAVLAYRRDGDPLSPEEIRIVGPDVESGRSAKGVRRIEPVSLAPEEEPTDLEALSPVESDAAVGN, from the coding sequence GTGACTCCCGAGCGAGAATCGACCGCGGCGTACGTCGAGATCGAGGGCGACCGACAGCTACTGCTCCCGACGGCGCTGGAAGCCTGCGAGGGGTTCGAACCGGTCGAGATAGCCCCGGAGATGGCCTGTGCTGACAGCGGCCCCATCGAAGGGCCCTGGACCGGGCTGGAACTGGGCGACCTCCTCGCGACCGCCGAGAGCCCGCCGGACGCGACGCACGTCCTCGTGACCTGCCGGGACGGTTACCGGGTCTGTCTCGACGTGACCGACGCGCTGACGGCCGTGCTGGCCTACCGCCGGGACGGCGACCCGCTTTCCCCCGAGGAGATCCGGATCGTGGGGCCGGACGTGGAGAGCGGCCGGAGCGCGAAGGGCGTCCGCAGGATCGAGCCCGTATCGCTCGCGCCGGAGGAGGAGCCGACCGATCTGGAGGCGCTGTCCCCAGTGGAGAGCGACGCCGCTGTCGGGAACTGA